A segment of the Panicum hallii strain FIL2 chromosome 1, PHallii_v3.1, whole genome shotgun sequence genome:
TATGCCAGGCTCGCCCACCTCAGTTATGTTtcaaccttttcccccacatgAGCCGTGTCTTTTATGTATCGTACCTCACAAGACAAGGCCGCTTGACCTATTGGCTAGTGCAATGCGATGTGATCCGGAAGCAATTTATAATTTGGCAATTGTCACTCAGATTAAATCTCACGTAAATTTCGTATAAGGTCCGACGAACGTCTGGACAATTTTGATCCGTGATGTTCCTTTAGTGAACACTGATCTGTGATGAGCGATAACACAAGCAGACACATCGGAACTTTGCATCGTTTGGCCGGTTGTCATAGAAAGATCGATTTTATTGAACTACCTACCTGGCCGTACAAAATCACCTCTAGAAACTCAGGCACATAAATACAAGCCAGGTAAAAAGGACTTTCTAAAAAGGACTTTCAGAGCTACTAGGGCTCGGACGTCCAATGGGAAGTTTTCCATCGGATGCTCCATCGCAACACTGAAAATTAGCTACTACCAGTGGTGGAAGCAGAGTTCAAAGTTAGGGGAGGCTTGGTTCTTCCTTCTCATCTCCACTCATTTCTTCTATTTTTCTTcatctttttctcttttcttctcATCTTCTCCTTTGATTTTAATGGAGCTTTTAGGCAGTAGGGGGGCTAGCCCCCCTTAGATCTGCCTCTGACTACTACAACATTCAAAATCGGTACTTGCAATATTATAAAAATCTATATAAGAATAACTTTGTCATCCGGTTCTATGATAGAAAATTCCCACCGCAACATGACAATATGCTTCATGTAACATCCAATAAAAACGACAATGTGTAGAAATAGAGTTCTACGACATCGACACTTAGCTTTTGCAACATTTAGAAATTATAATTGCAATATTTCACAAAATtccaaaaaaatattttataataataataataataataaaatagaATTAGTCGATTAGATTAAAATGGTGTAACATGAAAAAATCAATTATTAAAATATTTAGAATAAACTTATGCAACATTCTAAAATAGTTGCAACATCAATTCACATCTCAAACATACTAAAAATTACCACTGCAATGATCTCATATTGACCTATCCAACAATCTTAAAACAACTATTGCAATATCAATAATCAATTGAAACTTCCACTATGATATTAATAATTAACTTAAACTCTTGTCACAACATTGTCGTATGCCTATTGCAACAATAAATCTCCGTACAAGAAGTCCTCCACGACACCTCTCATTGAGGGTTGAGTGTCATTTCCAGCTCATACTTATCGTAGCAAAATTATGAGAAAAAAATTTGCACCGCAACATTAGCGCGTTGAGTCGGACGGTGTTCGATTTTTTCTAGGCATCGCACGCCCTAATGGAAGCACTACCGAAGGACTTTCCCCCCCAAAGGTATAAGCAGCTCATTCAAGCAAGTTAAAGAGATCTTTCCTCTAAAAAAATCTTATACAAGGAATTTGCATTTTGCAAACAGGACAATATCGATCTATGCCTGAAGTTGTGGTCGTAGATGCATCCACAGGAGTAACTTTTGACTTGCGAGGCCGGGGGAAAAGCAACCGGTGCTGCGGGTGACCGTCGCTACCACCTTTCGCCTCTGGATCGCGTCGGCGACTCGTTCGTCCGCCCGCCTGCCACAGTGCCACTTCCCCGTAAAAAAAACAATAAAGAAAAAAATCCGCCCCCTTTTCCATGCCCAGATCGCAGGAAATGGCATCCGAGTCCACGTATTACATGCGTCTAAGACAATTTCACGGTAGGATCTTATTTTGATAAATCTATTCCCTTCCATCCATATGGACTAGAGTGGGAAATCAAACTAATTTTCTTCTTCAATTCATCTCAACATATAATTCTTTGGTTCTCGAACCGAGGCCCATAAGAGCTGCTCATATGTGTAAAGCATATACTCGGCACCACTATTTTTTATATTCTGCGCATATATTTTTTACTGTTTGTTTTGCGTAGGTACCAATATTATACTTTACCCCTCAGAGAATAAAAGAAAATAGGCTAATTTTTCTTTTGGGAGCCGAACGTTAAACCTAACATAAAGATATAATTTTTTTTACAAAACACAGTATAGACGCAGACACAGGTAACTTGAATTATACGCAGCTGCGCACACACGTAACTTGTGAATACCCATATCTCCATGTACAAAACGTATCCATGCTTCGTACAGAAATAAGTCAAACATTAAAAAATATGGACAGATAAACAAATGCCCCACGAGCACCACCCTAATCCCAAGATCCAGTACAGTACTGCTCCGTCCATGCTGTGGTCGCGCTGCTTCCGCCAAGTGCCCCCCGTCAGAGTCAGAAGGAGGAACCAACCGTCATTAACAAACGCGATTAGCTCGACCGGGCCATGATTAgaccccgccggcgccgcgcgctGCTGCTTCGCGCCACCTTCACCCTCGCTTCCTCGCCGATCTGCTCGCTGCTGCGCATCGCTACCGCTCGGTGATGATCGCCACGCGCTCTCCGGCTGGCCAGATTCCAATCATGAGCGGGCAGGGGGTTACGTGTGCGCGCAGGCGGGCCTGAACACCATGTCAGAGCATTTGTTtaaggcgcggcgcggcggtgagTTCTTTTATTCACGCTGACAGTGTCGACTGCTTAGCCGGGCTCGATTATCGCCGATGGGGTTGACGATCAACCGAGGcagtttttttcctttttttttggtaAACCGAGCCAGGGTTTTCCAGTTATCCTATGGCGAATCAACGATCCCATCACAAAAAGCAGTTTCTTCGGGGTAGAGCGtgcgttcgtttcctaccctctaaatttcAGACCCATcgtatcaaagagaatcttgtcatttgaaagtattaaataaagtctaattacaaaacattttgcacagatggatgctaattcgcgagacaaatttaatgagcctaattaatccataatttgccacagtgatgctacagtaatcatccgctaatcatggactaatatacctcgttacattcgtctcgcgaattagccctggagttctgcaattaattttataattagactttatttaatacttctaaataacaagattctctttgatatgacccctctaaactttagactcCAGAAAACGAACACACACAGAATCTCTTAAGCATGGCCCTGACCACCATTCTCATTGTACTGGAGTAATTTATGAACCATGGTAAAAGAAAAATAGATCAACGATGCATTTTTACGGCAAATACACCCGTGCAGCTGGTGCAGTGCTGACAGAAATATTTGACCGGATCCAAGTACAAGTCTAAAGCACAAGCATCTTAAGTGAAGCTTGGACGGGTTTCCTTTTACAAAAAGATTTATTCGCACAACAACCATAAACAGACAGTGCGAACTCCCTACTAAAATGGAACAACTTAAAAGTAGATCTTGAAATTGTGCTGCTAGCGCAGTTGGCGCAAGAACAATAATTATTACATTGGCGGTTTGAGGTCTATTCCCTATGAACACGAGAGTCTCTCGGCCCAGAGACTAGAAAGAAATATTATCAACAAAAAATTCTCTGCATCCAATAGAAAGCTGCGGATGTAAATTATAGAAAAATAAGGCGCCTAATTGTTGGTTTTAGCTCAACTCTATTATTTTTTTTATATGCTCGCACACGTACGCATCCTGGTGCCAATAGGACTATTTGTTGTTGTCATCATAACATAGGCTATGTGCCCTTTGTTTTTTCTCTAGTCATATCTTGAAGATGCAAGCGAAATAGTTTAATCCCCTGCACCACGGGCCTGACGATAAAAATTTAGGGAAGCTAATCTGACTTGTTCCTTTGCGCGTTTTGGACCTTTTGCACACCTCTCGTTTTCGGTCCTCCATTTCGCGCATATCTTGTGACCACTGACCACAGGTTACCATTTTCTATCAACACCGCTTCTACCCTATCAAGTAGGATTGCTTGTTTGCATGCTTGGTGACCTTGACCGCATGAATCTCGATCCTCCATTACTCGTTAAAACCAAATGCATATTTCATTTCAAGAGAACACACAGAGTAGCATCTCACCAAAAACTCCGGTGATGTAGAATCTTCACCGTATTCGAACTCGTAGTACTTTAAATTTTTATTTTCATTGGCCTAAACAAATGCATCCGGGTTGGAGAAAAACACTGGACAGGACCGGAAGCTAGCTATGAGGCTACGTTGATCTCCTGGTCATAAAACTAAACTAGTCCGTATTTAGCTAGGTACTTTCGTAGTTATAGCTTGCCACAGTTTTTTAGCCACATGTTTCGTAAATCATAGACATCTTTGTTAAAAAAAAGTTATCAAAAATGTGGTTTAAATTTTTTTGGTTTTCGGTAGCAACGAATTGTCTAAATTTTGTTACGGTAATATGTAAGCAATACACGTGGGTACGTGTTAGTGCCTTTCAAAATCATATCATAGTCGTAGACTATTGGAGATGTTATCTATTGTATGCTATTTCATAGTATAGGCTGATAATTTTAGAGCTGATAGGCTATCTTTATTATTGGAAGCGCTCCTATAGCTAGCTACCGTGGTTATTGTTGGAGACGACTGAGAATGCAGAGGAAAAATGGAAAATCGGAGTACACGGGGAAGAGTCGCGGGAAGTCAAATGCGCTTCTTCCTTCAGTgtactcttcttcttctcccGTTTACCTCTCCCCCACTCTCTCGTGGCCCTGTTTCCTGGCGGCGACGGCTGGGCGTGAGGCGCCGCCCTTCGCCAGGTCTTCGTCGGGcggtcgccggcgacgagcacccACCAGGTAcgccctcccctccccttcttttccctcctcgctGTGCGAAACCGAGCACCCCGAACCCTATTGTAAGCTAGTTGTGCTCGGATCTCCTCTCCACGccttcccctcccttcctctcaCGCGCTCTCTCGGCCTTCCTTTCCTAGCGGCCACGACACCTTGGCCAGCTCTTCGTCGGGCGCTTCGCCGCCGACGAGCATCCGACAGGTATGCCCGTCCATTCCCTTCCCTTCCTGCTGCGCAAAATCGAACCCCAAAAGCCTGACGTATACTGAttgtattcggatctgaccATGTATTTTACATACTAacttcattttttttaaaaaatatcgggtgtacatgtgtacacccatgtcctatgctgggtccgcccctgcTCGTGATGCAATGCCGCGGGCAATTCTTTTTCTGATAGATGGTAGACATGAGGAAAAAACAACTTGAGGCAAAGGAGAAAGGGGATAAATAGTTTTCGATTGCTGTAGTTTTGCGCCCAACTGCATTCAAACAGCTCCCTGGTTCTGTACGGCCCTGCATTTTCAGTGTTTATGGAGTTTTATTAGGTTTCTAGTGCTTCATTCTTTTACTTCTTTTGCTGTGGTCAAGGTCCTAGTTGGTTCTTCTTCACTAGGCGCTCAGGGGAAACTATCATGCCTCGCGAGCCTGATGTGCAATTTAGTCAAATACACGTGATCACTCCATTGCATCCATTTTCGGTGGCGTGCTCTGTTTCTGTACCTTTTCCACCAAACTTGTGAATGCTTTCAAATTCTCGAATGTCAAGGACCTTCTAGCGCACAGCCGTTTCCAGCGAGGTGTTCTTAATGTGTACGATACTGTTGTGTGTCCCACAAATTCTACTTTTGGAAGGTACTCGATTGTTGACCACGTCTACATGCCGTCACATGGACATAGGTAATAAGGCGCAACCTAGAATAAACCCCTTATATTTGATGAATTCTACCTTCTGCAAGTATCCGAATGTAGCGATGTATCATGAACACCCCCAGATAACCTAGTGTAGGTATAAAATAAAAGGATCCTGTGTAAATTCTACTTTTTAAATTTTTTGAAACTTGGTAGAGTACATATACCTGATGAGGTATTCCGCTGTTTGTTCCTACTATTTACTTCTACTGGTTtccattttttttttggaagaCCAGAATTCGTAGAATACACGGGACCTACTCATTTGCTGTAAGGTTATCTACTCATGTGCTAACCAACTTTTAAATACTTTCTAAAAGTAAATTTGTCGAATTCGCAAAGTCTCGGCCTTTTTACCTATATGTTCCGTGGGGTTTTCTATCTGTACTCTTTGATATACCTTTCTAACAAACCTCGAGTGCTTTCTAAAAGTTGGTCTTTTATTTAAGTTTGCAGTGGGGTCGTGTGACCCCACAAGACCCAAATCAGATAGTCGCCATCAAGAATGGAATCTGGGAGTGGGTTCTACGCAGGTGAAGGTCTCTCCATCGATCCTAAGTGGCTTATCGACCCGAAGCTTCTCTTTGTTGGGCCACGCATCGGCGAAGGCGGACATGCAAAGGTCTATGAGGGGAAGTAAGGCTCATCTTCTTGAACTATCACCTGCAATTTCATGATCATTTGATCGATTTTCTCCTAATTGAGCATTTATTTGATGCTGGGATTGGCAGGTACAAGAACCAAAATGTTGCCATCAAGATTGTGCACAAAGGGGACACCCCTGAGGAGATGACCAAGAGGGAGGGGAGGTTCTTGAGAGAGGTGTCCATGCTGTCAAGGGTGCAGCACAAGAATCTCGTCAAGGTCTACTTTTGCAGACTCGATCTATTATTTTCTGCGTCAAGGAGATGACCAAGAGGGATTTGTGTATTAAAAACTATGTCCACTTGTTTTACAGTTCATCGGGGCCTGCCTAGAACCTGTCATGGTGGTGGTGACTGAGCTTCTAGTGGGGGGCTCGTTGCGGAAGTACTTGGTCAATCTCAGGCCTAGGAGCCTTGAGCCTCATGTAGCAGTGGGGTTTGCATTGGACATTGCCCGAGCTATGGAATGCTTGCATGCACATGGGATCATTCATCGTGATCTTAAGCCTGGTAACACTCGTCATTTTGTGATCTGATCATCTTGTGCTCTATATTATTCACTGCTTACTTTTGATAGATTTCTGCAAACTGTGGATAATACCTTTTGTTTTCTCCATGTTTACTGTGCATGTGTTTTTAATTCTTTTGGAAAAAATATTTAACCAGCAATATCTACTTCTTGTTTTTTAACAGTTGATTAGTTAATTTTATAGTTTAACATTAATCTTTTAATGGCATTTGTGTGGGTCTAGCTCAGGATGGAAATGTGCCATATAGTTGTGGGATGAGAAGTTTATGCTCCTTGCACTATCACATGCTATGATGTCTGACATTATTTGGCTTCGCTTAAATGTAAACAATCTTGTAATTTCGCACTGGTACTGAATAAGTGATGCATAATTTCATTGGCATGGTCATATCGGTCGCAGAGCTAATTTTATATCTAACATCATTCTTTTTACAATTTTATAtgtttttttaaaattttatgGCAAATTTTGTCATTACATGTTATTGAGATTGTAGAAAGTATCAtcatttttcttttttaaaaaaactgcTTTTTTCAGTTCTGGTGATTGTAAAAGCAGTGCCGCCTCTAGTTTTGTGTCATATTCTGATGTGTTGATTCACATCAAGTTTTTTCCCCATTATGTACATCTTGTTTTATACATTGTTATTACGTTACATTTTTATTTCTGCTACCACTGCTCTCTTCTAAGATGAGGTCCAGATGGCAAGTGCCAATTGTTTACATTGTATGCTTCACTCATTTTATCATGGTTATCTCAGGATCTATTGTCCCGTGCTTGCTATTCTTTATTATAGTGTGGTATAGTTCTATGGTGGGTATTAAtaattcatcaagattatcatGGTGCTGATATCAGAAAGCTTACTAAGTATCCAACGTAATGTTTTAACAAAACAAAATGATATATACATAGCAGTTCAAGGTTTTCCTTGGTGAGCCTCATGTTGCAGAAACCAGTTTGAATCCTTTAAGTTTGAAGTGTTTGGATGAATTCTTATGTGGATGTACTCAAGTTTGAGTTTGTATGATCGTTATAGAGAACCTAATGAAAGATTAGGCAGCTTCAGTTCTGACAGTCATGTTTCAATGGTGGATTCTTCTTTATAGATTCCAACAGGCTAGCAGCACATGATCATGTTCAGTTCGATACTTTGCTGTATAACAAAGCACTATGCTGGCCACAAATATAGATAATGCTTGTACATCCATCAGATAGTTGATGACTGGTCACGGATATAGTTCTACAGGTAACCTCTAGTGCAAAGTTAGTGTGCCCTCCGTTCTTAAGTATATGACGTTTAGGACAAGCTAATTAGTGCATTTTAGCTACTTAGCTTATTCGAAATGCCATATATTTTAAAACGAAAGAAGATAAATGTGTTGAGCTATTTGCAATTAAAATGCAGAGGATATTTTATTGAAGAAGATTATAGAAGTGCATTAGAGAGAGGTGAAGAAGAATTAGTATTTTATTCACTAGAAAGCGATTGATTAGTTTTGGATCTAGTCAGATAATGTCAACTTGAAGCTGCAGTTTGTGTCGTGATTCTACTGTGTAATTTGTCGAGTAATAAAACATTAAGTATGAGATGTAGCTAGTGCGTGACTTTCCCAGCCTACTCTCACTTCCTGTCCCAGATGCATCAAGAAATATAAATTAGACCTGAATGATTGGTCGTGACATAAGCCTAGTTTGAAGATGTTGACTTCATTGACTATGTAGTCCTGTTCGTGAATAGAAAATTACTTGTATCTGTGTTTCAGATCAGATATGTTCGATGTAACAATGCATATCTTTAATTATTTGAATTATTGAAGCATAGCATCTTGTGGACAGTTATCAGGAATTTCCTTGGTCTATGTTCATCTTTTCTCTCAAGTCATTCTTTAAGGATCTGCCTGACACATGTTTATTcagacaaagttgatcttgcaTCCGTTGTTTTTGCTTCCCTTATTTGCAGAGAATTTGTTGCTGACTGCAGACCAGAGAACAGTCAAACTTGTTGATCTTGGTTTGGCTAGAGAAGAGACGTTAACAGAGATGATGACTGCTGAGACAGGAACATACCGTTGGATGGCCCCTGAGGTTTCTATTATTGCGTCATATTTGTCAGTTTTCCCGATCCTTTGTTTTCTGTATTATTATTGATGTATCCTGGAATGTCTCAACAGTTGTACAGCACAGTTACGTTGAGGCATGGAGAAAAGAAGCATTACAACCACAAAGTAGATGTTTACAGCTTTGCAATTGTGCTGTGGGAACTCCTTCACAATAAGCTGCCCTTCGAGGGCATGTCTAACCTGCAAGCTGCGTACGCTGCTGCTTTCAAGGTAACATCTGATACTTTAATCACGAGACATTATCCAAAATAATTGCTGGACGCATTCCTGGATTGTGTTTGCTCGTGTATGTTTATGTGCGTGTATTCTCGTATGGTGTTTCCAATAAGTTTTATCACATGAATATCTGTTTTCGTACTTACACCGCTGCATGCATTTTGTATTTAACCAGATGAAAGCCTTATTTTCTGCAGAATATCAGACCAAGTGCAGATAACTTGCCTGAGGAGTTGTCAGAAATACTAACATCCTGCTGGAAGGAAGACCCGAACGACAGACCGAACTTCACGCAGATAGTGCAAATGCTCCTACATTACCTATCCACTCTTTCACCACAAGAAAACTTAGCCCCTCGCCGCACATTCAGTTCGGAGAACACAATCCTGCCTCCGGAATCTCCTGGGACAAGCTCACTAATGGCTTCTCGGGGTGACCTCGGCGACACACCAAAGGGCAAGAAGGAAGACAAGCCAAGGGGCTTCTTTTTCTGCTTCAGCGAGTGCTATTAGCACAACAACCCCAACAGAGCTCGAGAAGCTGCAAATACTGAAAGAAAAGCATCATCCCCTGATGCGCTGCAACTCGGTCACAGCCGGTCGATCGAGTCTCGGCGCACCCATAGTCCATACCCCCCAAGAACAGCGGAAGTTGTAGTCGAACTGTTGTTTCAGCTAATCATCAGGTCTCCTGCATCGCTGACGTGTTGACATATCAGCAGGGTAAACCGAGTAACCTTTTGACTCCAGATAGTAATGATGGAAATAGCTTATCCCCTGTATTTTCCGTGAACCATGGTACCATGGAGTTACTGCCGCGCGCCTAGATTGGCCGTCTCGCGCGCCATCGTATAGAAATAAACCAATAATTCGCATTGCATTCATCAGTTCTCTGCTGCGCAAGCCTGCAATCTGTACTGGGAGCTCTGTGTTCTGTGTACCCCTTTCGTGTTCTTGCCCTGTCTGTGCTGTTCTGTTGAGAGTTTGATGCCAGTATAGATCCTATGGTCCGATCCTTTGTGTGTACCAGACCTTCTGTTTGGGGGGATCGGACAGTAGGATCCTTTTGTTTGCAACGTGGTCTGTGATCTTCTCAATATAACAGTGCCAGGGTCTCTCAGCggtttcttttctctcttttatgTTTTTACTTAGTTCAGGTTGAACTTGGATCTGTGGACACATTGAACGGCATTTTTATGTGCAAAAGGTCGGCAATATGGAACACGAGGTGTGTACCTCAAATCTGTAGATTGTTTTGGGAGCCCGTTCCgtccggcgaggcgaggcggcgcgggccgggggGACAGCGGCGGACAGGAGGCACAGGATGGACGGGGACACGGGCGTGAAGGCGGTCACGTCTGTCTGCCTCTGCCCGTGCGCCGCGGCCGTCGGCTGCTTTGATTTAAAGCGGCGTGATAGCAGAGCGTGGTGGTTCACGGTTCACCGCTAATCTAGAGAGAGCAGCCACGGGGCGACGCCGCGTCGGTGAGAAGCCAAAGAACTGATCAGAGGCGGGCGGCCAGCGAGGCCCGCCCCGCGGGCGGGGGCAAGCTGGGGCCGTCGGGCCGCGCGCAGAGGATCCCGGCAGCTACGCGTGGCGCCGTGCCTGTGGCGCGGCTCGGCTGCTGCCTGCTGGCCTCGCTTCGCGTACCGATCCCGACCGACATGTGCTCACGGGATCCGGTGCGTGGAGCGGCGGCCCGTACGGCGGATCCGACCTGCACCTTCTGCGCGGGGCCCGGGCCGCGAGGGTTGCTGAGCGCCCGAGCCTGctgcgcgcgcggggcggggcggggcggggccccTTCTTTCCGCTTCCGGCTCGCGGCTCCACTGGCGTGCGTCCGTGCACGCGGGCACGCGGCACGGGAGCCGGGAGGGACACGTCCAGTCGTGGGCGAACAGTGCGGCCAGCTTTTTTCTGTTTGGTTTGCTGCCCCGTTCCTTTTTTTAAGCTAGCACACGTACTCGTATAGCGGTATAGGAGTACGGAGAGGAACTAGGAGCAGGAGAATGCAGGTCCCCATGTTTAGTGTATATATTCTAGCAGCCTTACCGTTTATATGGGTAATGTTAATTTTACTTCGGATCTATACGATACCATTAACTTTCTGCTCTTTCGCTTCCTGTACGGATAGTGTCGTGACTACGTGAGGTATTAATTGTACAGGTTCAACGTCAATTAATTTATCCAGATTCCGTGTGCACTAAAAACTTTCATTTCAGCCGGGCCGGTTGGAGCCCATGAATAAATGAAATCAGGTGGGGATTCTCACCTCTTCGGTT
Coding sequences within it:
- the LOC112890382 gene encoding serine/threonine-protein kinase STY13-like, which translates into the protein MESGSGFYAGEGLSIDPKWLIDPKLLFVGPRIGEGGHAKVYEGKYKNQNVAIKIVHKGDTPEEMTKREGRFLREVSMLSRVQHKNLVKFIGACLEPVMVVVTELLVGGSLRKYLVNLRPRSLEPHVAVGFALDIARAMECLHAHGIIHRDLKPENLLLTADQRTVKLVDLGLAREETLTEMMTAETGTYRWMAPELYSTVTLRHGEKKHYNHKVDVYSFAIVLWELLHNKLPFEGMSNLQAAYAAAFKNIRPSADNLPEELSEILTSCWKEDPNDRPNFTQIVQMLLHYLSTLSPQENLAPRRTFSSENTILPPESPGTSSLMASRGDLGDTPKGKKEDKPRGFFFCFSECY